The Coffea arabica cultivar ET-39 chromosome 8e, Coffea Arabica ET-39 HiFi, whole genome shotgun sequence genome window below encodes:
- the LOC113704644 gene encoding putative disease resistance protein RGA3 encodes MADALISSTIQVTLERALSLASTRIGLLVGFKKDVAGMTRSLRFIKDVLADAEERQNQSSGVQRWLNSLEEVAYDADNVLDELHYESLRHQVESRNRHKLKVCCFFSCSNINLAFRWRMASKVRDIKLKLNGIYQDAHGLGLVSRAVMTTALPAAPAVGDTRSRQTDSVVAPMVGRADDESEIVKILLSLSEKVVSVLPITGMGGLGKTTLAKSIYNNKQIDEHFNKKIWVCVSRQVQIEELFKLILVQLTEEKVEVDDRNLIVGKIGNHLGGKRYFLVLDDVWDDNQVLWNDFFTILKGLNPINGSWCLVTTRLGPVAHSVSRVLMMETELVYALGRLPDDHCWSIIKEKVVGGEEEPDELKAIKERVIKRCDGLPLAASVIGGLLSLKRKEEWRSILENRLSSLSAGEDGVMQILKLSFDNLPSRNIKKCFAHWSIFHKDSQIKRNMLIELWMAEGFLQADVKNQTMEEIGMNYLRILLQSSLLEEITDRLITSYRMHDLVHDLAGSMSKSTKVIIDRDTHTVDNGNQIRYLTIDSFGVEEDTEKFLESLSTSLHTLFVNYYFSGDMLMKLKNLYVLVATVGKLPISIGNLIHLRYVNLLYSPISILSDSLCKLYNLQTLTLSNSNVKVLPEGMCNLISLRHLHFYTFDTEFQMPLNMGRLTCLQTLEFFNVGREKGRRIGELGSLKNLKGKLEIRNLELVMDKEGAEEAKLFEKANLFRLQLKWAQDREGHDYIDKDVLDGLQPHPNLEELVIWYFLDDQFPRWLMDLTTTTTLPEFATTLPKLTSLEFNRCHRCRELLPLQNFTSLKELVIDECDGLMNLPGDLLHSCASLQKLQVSWCGNLVSFLLDLQQTPSLLKLELYRCPKLKTSMTPKGFGFLTSLRELAIGPFSDDGDDHENSSIYNEFDWCGLISSSSSPSSSALRELGLVGLPHMESLPHQIQYLTNLTSLSLSNFGGIKALPDWFGNFVALEYLYLYDFKELRHLPSEDAMRSLTKLKSLEVYRCPLLKERCTLESSGPDS; translated from the coding sequence atggctgaCGCTCTTATCAGCTCCACAATTCAGGTCACCTTGGAAAGGGCACTGTCTCTTGCCTCTACTAGGATTGGTTTGCTAGTTGGGTTCAAGAAGGATGTGGCCGGCATGACACGTTCTCTCCGCTTTATCAAAGATGTCCTGGCTGATGCTGAGGAAAGGCAAAACCAAAGCAGCGGAGTGCAACGATGGTTGAATAGTCTCGAGGAGGTTGCTTATGATGCTGACAATGTGTTGGATGAGCTCCACTATGAATCTCTTCGTCACCAGGTGGAGTCCCGAAACCGACACAAGCTCAAGGTATGCTGCTTCTTCTCCTGCTCTAATATTAATCTTGCTTTTCGTTGGAGAATGGCTTCTAAGGTCAGGGACATCAAACTTAAGTTGAATGGCATCTATCAAGATGCCCATGGATTGGGACTGGTCAGTAGGGCAGTCATGACAACTGCCCTCCCTGCTGCTCCTGCTGTTGGAGACACGAGAAGTCGGCAGACCGACTCTGTTGTTGCTCCAATGGTTGGAAGAGCCGATGATGAATCAGAGATAGTGAAGATTTTGTTGAGCCTGTCTGAGAAGGTTGTTTCTGTTCTTCCCATAACTGGTATGGGAGGTTTAGGCAAAACAACTTTGGCTAAATCCATATACAACAACAAGCAAATTGATGAACactttaacaaaaaaatttggGTTTGTGTATCAAGACAAGTTCAAATAGAGGAGCTTTTCAAACTCATATTAGTGCAATTGACGGAAGAAAAGGTTGAAGTAGATGATAGGAATCTCATCGTTGGAAAAATTGGGAATCACCTAGGGGGAAAAAGATATTTCCTAGTCCTTGATGATGTGTGGGATGATAATCAGGTATTGTGGAATGACTTTTTCACCATCTTGAAGGGGCTCAATCCAATTAATGGAAGTTGGTGTCTGGTCACTACTCGTTTAGGTCCAGTGGCACATAGTGTGTCTAGAGTTTTGATGATGGAAACTGAATTAGTCTATGCCTTAGGAAGACTACCTGATGATCATTGTTGGTCTATCataaaagaaaaagtagttgGAGGGGAAGAAGAACCTGATGAACTAAAAGCAATTAAAGAGAGAGTAATCAAAAGATGTGATGGTCTACCGTTGGCTGCAAGTGTAATTGGAGGTCTGTTATCTTTAAAGAGAAAAGAGGAGTGGCGATCAATTTTGGAGAATAGGCTTTCGAGTTTGAGTGCAGGTGAGGATGGTGTGATGCAAATACTTAAGTTGAGTTTTGATAATTTGCCATCTCGAAACATTAAGAAATGTTTTGCACATTGGTCTATATTTCATAAGGATAGTCAGATAAAAAGGAATATGCTTATCGAACTTTGGATGGCAGAAGGTTTCCTCCAAGCAGACGTCAAAAACCAAACGATGGAGGAAATTGGAATGAATTATTTGAGAATTTTATTGCAGAGTTCATTGTTGGAAGAAATAACTGATCGGTTGATAACATCTTATAGGATGCATGATTTGGTGCACGACCTTGCAGGGTCAATGTCAAAGTCTACCAAAGTCATTATTGATAGGGATACACATACAGTAGACAATGGTAATCAGATTCGTTACCTTACAATAGACTCATTTGGTGTTGAAGAAGATACAGAAAAATTTTTGGAGAGTCTATCAACTTCGCTTCATACATTGTTTGTAAATTATTACTTTTCTGGTGATATGTTAATGAAGTTGAAGAACTTGTATGTTTTGGTTGCAACAGTTGGAAAATTACCAATTTCAATTGGCAACTTGATACATTTGCGGTATGTTAACCTTTTGTATTCTCCAATCAGTATTTTGTCGGACTCCCTTTGCAAGCTTTACAATCTGCAAACATTGACGCTAAGTAACTCAAATGTTAAAGTTCTTCCAGAGGGGATGTGCAATTTGATTAGCTTGAGACATCTCCACTTTTACACCTTTGATACAGAATTTCAAATGCCGCTGAATATGGGACGGCTGACTTGCCTTCAGACACTTGAGTTCTTTAACGTGGGTCGAGAGAAGGGTCGACGCATTGGAGAGCTTGGAAGCTTGAAGAACCTCAAAGGCAAATTGGAGATACGCAATCTGGAACTAGTAATGGATAAGGAAGGAGCTGAGGAAGCAAAACTATTTGAAAAGGCAAATCTATTTAGGCTGCAACTTAAGTGGGCCCAGGATCGAGAAGGCCACGACTACATCGACAAAGATGTGTTGGATGGCCTTCAACCCCACCCGAATTTGGAGGAGTTGGTAATTTGGTATTTTCTGGACGATCAATTTCCTCGATGGTTAATGGATttgacaacaacaacaacactcCCTGAGTTTGCAACAACACTCCCCAAGTTAACGAGTTTGGAGTTTAATCGCTGCCACAGATGCAGAGAACTCCTTCCCTTGCAAAACTTTACGTCTCTTAAAGAGCTGGTGATTGATGAGTGCGATGGGTTGATGAATCTGCCCGGTGACTTGCTACACTCTTGTGCCTCTCTCCAGAAGCTTCAGGTGAGTTGGTGCGGCAATCTTGTCTCCTTTCTGCTTGATTTGCAACAAACGCCTTCTCTCTTGAAGCTGGAATTATACAGGTGTCCCAAATTGAAAACAAGCATGACGCCCAAAGGATTTGGTTTTCTAACCAGCTTAAGGGAGCTTGCAATTGGTCCCTTCTCAGATGATGGTGATGATCatgaaaattcttcaatttacaaTGAGTTTGATTGGTGTGGATTGatatcctcctcctcctccccttCGTCATCCGCACTCCGTGAATTAGGATTAGTTGGGTTGCCACACATGGAGTCCCTGCCACATCAGATCCAATACTTGACCAATCTCACGTCACTATCGCTAAGTAACTTCGGAGGTATAAAAGCTCTGCCAGATTGGTTCGGAAACTTCGTTGCTCTTGAATACCtgtatttatatgatttcaaAGAGCTTCGACATTTACCCTCTGAGGATGCCATGAGAAGTCTCACCAAACTAAAATCTCTGGAGGTTTATCGTTGTCCTCTGTTAAAAGAAAGATGCACTCTTGAGAGCAGCGGCCCCGACTCCTAG